The DNA region CCTGCCGGTTGGCCAGCAGGTACGACACGCCGCTCGGCGAACGCAGGTTGTCCTCCAGCACCAGGTACTCGCCCTGCTCGTTGCGGATCAGGTCCGTGCCGACCACGTGAATGAACACCCCGCCCGGCGGGACGACGCCGTGCACCTCGCGCCGGAAGTGCACGGACGTGAACACCAGTTCAGAGGGGATCACGCCGTCCGCCAGGATCTGCGCGCCGCTGTAGATGTCGGTCAGGAAGGCGTTCAGTGCCCGCACGCGCTGCGTGAGGCCCGCCTCGACGTGCGCCCACTCGGACGCCGGAATGATGCGCGGCACCGGATCGAACGGGAAGGTCCGCTCGGTGCCCTGCGTGTCCCCGTACACCGTGAACGTGATGCCCTGATTCCGGAACGCGGCGTCCAGCAGGTGCCGCCGCCGCTCGAACTCTGCAATTCCCAGCCGCTGAATGTAGGCCTCCACGCCCTCGTAATGGGGGCGCACCTGCCCCGGCGCGCTGAACATCTCATCGAAAAACCTGGTGCCTGGATCGTACTTCATGCCATCCGTCCCCCCCGCATCCCGTGAGATGCAAGCAAGATAATGGTTTCCTCCGCGCGGCGCGGGCAGCGGCGCAGACAGCAAAGACACCGTGAAGACAGCCCAGGCGGGCAGCACGCAGGCGCGGCACCGGACCGGGGCAGGTCCGGCACTGTACTCCGGCACTCTGTTCCGTCACTGTGCGGCGCGTCCCGCGCCCGCCGCGCCGCCCGCACTACACTGCCGCGTATGAGCAGCCCCGCCGGAACCCCCATCAGCGCCGACGACCGCGCCCGCCTGGACCCCGTGTTCATGCAGGTCATCCTGGACACCCAGGCGCAGGTGCAGCAGACCCAGCCCGCCCAGACCAGCCCACTGGCCGCCATGTTCCACCGCGAAACCGTCACCGAGGCCCTCCAGGGCTGCGCCATGCTGATCGCCGGCTGGAACCAGGGCCGCGTGGACGACGCCGGCCTGACCCGCGCCGCCAAGGCCCTGCGCGCCCTGCAACTGGGCGAACTGGCCGACCGCCTGGGCAACCTGCGCAACATCGCGGGCACCGAAGACTGATACGGATTCCGTTTATTGCGTTAACAGATCGGAACACCACCGATCTGTTAACTCCACGTCCGGAACCCGCTTCGACTCCTACTCGCTCCGCTCGGATTGAACGGCTTTATAAGCCATTCAATCGGAGTCCGTATGACCCGCCCCCCCTGGCGGCCCCGGCCGTGCGGGACTGGACAGGTTTCTGACACTGCCCTAGACCGCCGCGCCGCCCCCCGCCCGGCCCGGCGCCTACACTTGCCCCATGACCAGTCGCGGCGCCTTCTTTTATTGGTTCGGTTCACACCGGGCCTAGGTGCGCTGTACCCCCGCCGCCCGGTGAGCCCCCAGAGGCCACCGGGTCTTTTCTTTCCCTCCACCCCACCCCCGAGGAACCCCCATGACGCACCCGGACCCCATCATCGAAGCTGGCCGTACCGAGAACCTCAACGTGAGCGGCTTCACGCCCCTGATCACCCCCCGCGCCCTGAAAGCCCTGCATCCCCTGACCGCGCAGGCCGAGGCGACCGTCCTGGCCGGACGCAAAGCCGCGCAGGACATCCTGCACGGCCGAGACGACCGCCTGCTGGTCGTGGTCGGCCCCTGCTCGATCCACGACCACGAGCAGGCCGTCGAGTACGCCCACCGCCTCGCGGCGCTGCGTGAACGCGTGAAGGACCGCCTGGAAGTGCACATGCGCGTGTACGTGGATAAACCCCGCACCACCGTCGGCTGGCGCGGCTACCTGCTCGACCCGGACATGGACGGCAGCAACAACATCAACCGGGGCCTGGAACTGACCCGCAAACTCATGGTGCAGGTCAGCGAGATGGGCCTGCCCGTCGCCACGGAACTCCTGGACCCCTTCGCGCCGCAGTACGTGTTCGACGCGGTCGCCTGGGCCTGCCTGGGCGCGCGCACCACCGAAAGCCAGACGCACCGCGTCATGAGCAGCGCCGTGTCCGCCCCGATGGGCTTCAAGAACGGCACGGGCGGCGGCATCAAACTCGCCGTGGACGCCATCGTCGCCGCCGCCGCCCCGCACGCCTTCTTCACCGTCGACGACGACGGACAGGCCTGCATCGTCCACACCCTCGGCAACCCCGACGGGCACGTGATCCTGCGCGGCGGACGCGGCGGCCCCAACTACGCCCCGCAGTTCGTCAGGGAAGCCGCCGACCTCATGCGCGCCGCCGGACTCGACCCGGCTGTCATGGTGGACTGCTCGCACGCCAACAGCGGCAGCGACCACACCCGTCAGGGCCTCGTGTGGCGCGACGTGCTGCACCAGCGCGCCGCCGGGCAGGACGCCGTGCGCGGCCTGATGATCGAGAGCAACCTCCGCCCCGGCAAGCAGGGCATCCCCGCCGACCTGAGCACTCTGGTGCCCGGCCTGAGCGTCACGGACGCCTGCGTCGGCTGGGACGAGACCGAGGCGCTGCTGCTCGAAGCGCACGCCGCGCTGGGCGAGCTGGCGCTGGGCCGCGAGACCGTCAGCGGCTGAGGTCCGGTTGCGGCCAGGGAAGGTCCGGCGTGCCCTTGCGCCAGTTGGTCGGCCCGTCCTGTATGAAGGTCACGTTCAGGGCGGTGCCATTCCTGGCCGGGTGCCGCCGGTGGTCAGCGGGCATTACCGAGTACAGGTACGCCACCTTCATCTCCTGCCCGTCCTCCCGCCACATCACGCTCCGCTGCTTCCCGCCCGGCTGGGTGTAGTCCAGGCCGTACACGGCCAGGGGCGTCCACTCGTTCATGGGCAGCACCCGGGCTGAGCGGTGGTTGCTGCTCCGGATGTCCCGGACGGTCCATGAGGTCCGCCCCCAGCTGCCCTGAATCCAGTCGAGGCCAGCACGGGGTGGAAGGTCCGCCAGACAGGTGGGAGATGCGCGGGAAGGGTCTTTCTCGGCGGGCCAGGTCAGGGCCGCGAACAGCGCCAGCCCGTCTCCTTCGCACAGCTTGGCGTCCCAGGGACTGCTTCCCAGCACGGCCCGTGCCAGCCGCACCCGGTTCGGCCCTGTGCCCGGCGCGGGAACCAGCTGGTGGGCGGACAGTGAGGCGCGCCCCTTCGTCTGCGCCAGCGGTGTCAGGGCCACATACACCCACTCGGTCGTCGGCGGAACCCGCAGGGTGGCGGCCAGCATCTGACCACGGGGGGCGTCCGGTGTGGCGAGCACGTCCCGCAGGTCGTCGCTGCTCAGGTCCTGCGACCAGTTCCAGCTGGCCTCGCGCACGCCGGGCAGCGGGAGCGGCACGTTCTTCCACACCCACCAGCCTCCACCACCAGTCATCAGGGCGGTCAGGAGCGTCCAGCCCAGCGCGGTCGTGAACACGTGCCCCAGCAGGGCGCGGTTGGTGCCCGTCGGGTGGCCCATGGCGGTCACGGCCAGATGCTCGGCCTCCTCGCGGCTGAATCCCTCGGCCTCCAGTTGCCGCACCCGGTCGAGCAGGTGCGTGCGGAGTTCGGCGGCGACCTCCAGGCGTTCGTGGCGGGGCAGGCCGGTGGTGGCGCGGCGGACGTAGCGGGACACGCGGCTCACGCGAGGCTCCGGCTGATCAGGGCGTTCACGGCCGCCTGGAGTTTCTGCCATTCGCCGCGCCGCCGCGTGAGTTCCTGGCCGCCGCTGTCGGTCAGGGTGTACACCTTGCGGGGACTGCCGCCGCCGGGGGTGGGGTGCCACTGGCCCTCGATGAGTCCGGCGCGACTGAGGCGCAGCAGGGCGGGGTAGAGGGTGCCCTCGCTGAGTTCGAACAGGCCGCCGCTGCGGGTGCCGATATGCTGCGCGAGTTCCAGGCCGTAGCGGGGCTGTTCCTGAACGGCCGCGAGGATGACGAGGTCGATGGTGCCGGATTTGAGTGGGTTCAAGGGAGACCTCCGGAGCAATGCCTTGTGATGCAAGGCTTGCTGGGCAAATCATGCGACGGGCTGCCAGCCACGGCAAGCGAGAATGACCGGCAGCGAAATCCCCCACCCTGGCAGGCGTCCAGGGTGGGGGAGAGGTCCGTTCAGGTCAGGGGTTCTGCACGAGCCTGAAGTCCCGGAAGCTCAGGCCGTAGCTGCTGCCGGGCGTGCCGACCGCGCCGAGAATCTGGAGTTGCGCGGCGGGGTTCGTGGCGGCCGCCGTGAAGGTGTACGTGAAGGGCTGCTCGGTGGCGTTCAGGGCGGCGGTCTTGTCGAGGTAGCGGGCGTAGCTGCCGCCGTTCTCGCCGATCACCACGGCGACCTCGCGGGCGTCGGTGGCCCTGCCCTTGAAGGTCAGGGTGTAGGACTTCCCGGCGGTCAGGGGCACGTCGGTCTGGTTGAGTTGCACGTGCCAGTTGTTGGCGGGGTCCACGTCCCTGACGTTCAGGGTGACGGTGCCGCCGCCGACGCTGGTGGTCAGGCGTTCCGGGACGTTACTCCAGGTGGTCCAGTACGCGGTGCCGGGCACGCCTGTGATGCCGGGGTGGTTGGGGCTGTCCTGCGTGAACGCGGCGTTGTACAGCAGGTTCCCGTCGGCGGCGGGTGGGCGCGCCCCGGCGGCGTTCCCGATGCGCTTGACGACCACGTTGTCGATCCAGACGGGGCCGGTGCCGGCGTTCCCGAGGTTGAATTCCAGGCGGGTGGCGGCGTCCGTGGTGGCTTTCATGTCGAAGGTGACGGTCTTGCGTTCCTTCGTGGTGCCCAGTTGCAGGGTCTGCTCGCCGGAGTACGCGGCGTACCCGCGGTCCTGCCCGCCGCCGACTTTCAGCATCATGGGCCGCGCGGTCTGCGCCCAGGCGTCGAAGGACACCTCGTACTTCCCGCCGGTTTCCACGTTCAGGCCGTCCTGCCGGACCTGCACGGCGTAGTTCACGCTGCCGGGGTTGGTGATATCGACCTTCAGGGCCTTCCCGGCGGCCACGTCGTTGCTCAGGGTGGCCTGCCCGTCACTGCGGAACAGCGTCCAGTACGCGCTCTGGGTCACGCCGTCCAGGCGGGGGGCGTCGGCGGTGACGCGCTTGTCGTCGTCGGCCCAGTCGAAGGACTCGTTGAACACGAGGTTCCCGTCCTGCTGGGCGTCACGGGCCTCGGCGGGCGTCCAGGGGTACTTCATGTCGGGGCGGGCGCCGGGACTGGCGGTCTCGCCGGTCAGGCCGTACACGCGCACGTAATCCACGCGCATCTCGGCGGTGTCCGGGGTGCTGGCGTCGGGGTTCCCGTCGAAGTTGCCGCCCACCGCGAGGTTCAGCAGCAGGTGGAAGGGTTTGTCGAACGGCGCGGGCCAGGCGTGCAGGTCGGCGTCACTGGTGGGCGGCGTGCCCCTGGCGCTCCACCAGGCGGTCTTCTCGCTGGTCAGTTGGCCGTCGATGAACCACTGGATCTTGCCGGGCGTCCATTCCACGGTGTAGGTGTGCCACTGGTCCATGGTGCCGCCGTTCGGGAAGTTCACGGTGGTGCCGGAGTACACGTTGTTCGGCCACTGCCCGCCGTAGTGCAGGGTCTGCGCGAGTTCCGTGGGTTTGCTGCCCCAGCCCTCGGCGATGTCGATCTCGCCGCTGGCGGCCCAGACGCCGTAGGGGT from Deinococcus seoulensis includes:
- a CDS encoding PadR family transcriptional regulator; the encoded protein is MNPLKSGTIDLVILAAVQEQPRYGLELAQHIGTRSGGLFELSEGTLYPALLRLSRAGLIEGQWHPTPGGGSPRKVYTLTDSGGQELTRRRGEWQKLQAAVNALISRSLA
- a CDS encoding permease prefix domain 1-containing protein, whose translation is MSRVSRYVRRATTGLPRHERLEVAAELRTHLLDRVRQLEAEGFSREEAEHLAVTAMGHPTGTNRALLGHVFTTALGWTLLTALMTGGGGWWVWKNVPLPLPGVREASWNWSQDLSSDDLRDVLATPDAPRGQMLAATLRVPPTTEWVYVALTPLAQTKGRASLSAHQLVPAPGTGPNRVRLARAVLGSSPWDAKLCEGDGLALFAALTWPAEKDPSRASPTCLADLPPRAGLDWIQGSWGRTSWTVRDIRSSNHRSARVLPMNEWTPLAVYGLDYTQPGGKQRSVMWREDGQEMKVAYLYSVMPADHRRHPARNGTALNVTFIQDGPTNWRKGTPDLPWPQPDLSR
- a CDS encoding 3-deoxy-7-phosphoheptulonate synthase, with product MTHPDPIIEAGRTENLNVSGFTPLITPRALKALHPLTAQAEATVLAGRKAAQDILHGRDDRLLVVVGPCSIHDHEQAVEYAHRLAALRERVKDRLEVHMRVYVDKPRTTVGWRGYLLDPDMDGSNNINRGLELTRKLMVQVSEMGLPVATELLDPFAPQYVFDAVAWACLGARTTESQTHRVMSSAVSAPMGFKNGTGGGIKLAVDAIVAAAAPHAFFTVDDDGQACIVHTLGNPDGHVILRGGRGGPNYAPQFVREAADLMRAAGLDPAVMVDCSHANSGSDHTRQGLVWRDVLHQRAAGQDAVRGLMIESNLRPGKQGIPADLSTLVPGLSVTDACVGWDETEALLLEAHAALGELALGRETVSG
- a CDS encoding carbohydrate binding domain-containing protein, with amino-acid sequence MNSSLKGPTRPVARTARLFAVALTASLLAGCTRSGAAEPQAVWQDEFNGTSLSSANWTPQIGNGFMSGSDYVSGWGNNELEYYTDRPENLRVENGELVITARRGAYQGTANGQNSTFDWTSARIRTAGKFSRAYGKFEIRAKFPTGKGLWPAIWLLPEEPNPYGVWAASGEIDIAEGWGSKPTELAQTLHYGGQWPNNVYSGTTVNFPNGGTMDQWHTYTVEWTPGKIQWFIDGQLTSEKTAWWSARGTPPTSDADLHAWPAPFDKPFHLLLNLAVGGNFDGNPDASTPDTAEMRVDYVRVYGLTGETASPGARPDMKYPWTPAEARDAQQDGNLVFNESFDWADDDKRVTADAPRLDGVTQSAYWTLFRSDGQATLSNDVAAGKALKVDITNPGSVNYAVQVRQDGLNVETGGKYEVSFDAWAQTARPMMLKVGGGQDRGYAAYSGEQTLQLGTTKERKTVTFDMKATTDAATRLEFNLGNAGTGPVWIDNVVVKRIGNAAGARPPAADGNLLYNAAFTQDSPNHPGITGVPGTAYWTTWSNVPERLTTSVGGGTVTLNVRDVDPANNWHVQLNQTDVPLTAGKSYTLTFKGRATDAREVAVVIGENGGSYARYLDKTAALNATEQPFTYTFTAAATNPAAQLQILGAVGTPGSSYGLSFRDFRLVQNP